A stretch of Hoplias malabaricus isolate fHopMal1 chromosome 10, fHopMal1.hap1, whole genome shotgun sequence DNA encodes these proteins:
- the pcmtd1 gene encoding protein-L-isoaspartate O-methyltransferase domain-containing protein 1 codes for MGGAVSAGEDNDDLIDNLKEAQYIRTDRVEQAFRAIDRGDYYLEGYRDNAYKDLAWKHGNIHLSAPCIYSEVMEALQLQQGLSFLNLGSGTGYLSTMVGLIIGPFGVNHGVELHKDVVEYAKERLEEFIKNSDSFDKFEFCEPHFVVGNCLEISSDSHQYDRIYCGAGVQKDHENYMKVMLKVGGILVMPIEDQLTQITRTGQSSWESKNILAVSFAPLVQQNRSDCSKSESVVLPPLSVRTLQDLARIYIRRTLRSLTSDEALSKGPVQRAPQKRKRRRCRRRNRINTYVFVGNQLIPQPIESEEDEHIEEESKEEEQDKDTVEPVKPEEPQVNLLRDRILRLPLPESLKTYLLYYREK; via the exons ATGGGTGGAGCAGTGAGCGCAGGGGAAGACAATGATGACTTGATTGACAACCTGAAGGAGGCTCAGTACATTCGCACGGACCGGGTCGAGCAAGCTTTCAGGGCCATAGACCGTGGGGATTACTACTTGGAGGGTTACAGGGACAATGCCTACAAAGACTTGGCTTGGAAGCATGGCAACATTCACCTCTCAGCCCCGTGCATCTACTCTGAGGTCATGGAAGCGTTGCAGCTCCAGCAAGGACTGTCTTTCCTCAATCTGGGCAGTGGCACGGGATACTTGAGCACAATGGTCGGCCTGATCATCG GTCCTTTTGGAGTGAATCATGGCGTGGAGCTCCACAAAGATGTAGTGGAATACGCCAAGGAAAGGCTTGAGGAgttcattaaaaacagtgacAGCTTTGACAA GTTTGAGTTTTGTGAACCCCATTTTGTCGTGGGCAACTGCCTGGAGATCTCCTCCGACAGCCATCAGTACGACCGCATCTACTGTGGAGCCGGAGTGCAGAAAGACCACGAGAACTATATGAAGGTCATGCTCAAAGTTGGAGGGATTCTCGTCATGCCGATCGAGGACCAG TTGACTCAGATCACCAGGACTGGTCAGAGCTCGTGGGAGAGTAAGAACATCTTGGCGGTTTCTTTCGCACCTCTTGTGCAGCAGAACAGGAGTGACTGCAGCAAATCAGAGAGCGTGGTGCTGC CTCCGCTGTCGGTGAGGACTCTCCAGGACCTGGCGCGGATCTACATCCGCCGCACGCTGCGCAGCCTCACGAGCGACGAGGCGCTGTCCAAGGGCCCGGTGCAGAGAGCGCCGCAGAAACGCAAGCGCAGACGCTGCCGCCGCCGCAACCGCATCAACACCTACGTGTTCGTGGGGAACCAGCTGATCCCTCAGCCCATAGAGAGCGAGGAGGACGAGCACATCGAGGAGGAGAgcaaagaggaggagcaggacaaAGACACGGTGGAGCCCGTGAAGCCGGAGGAGCCTCAGGTCAATCTGCTGAGGGACAGGATTCTGAGACTGCCTCTGCCGGAGTCGCTGAAGACGTACCTGCTCTACTACCGCGAGAAATAG